From a region of the Zingiber officinale cultivar Zhangliang chromosome 4B, Zo_v1.1, whole genome shotgun sequence genome:
- the LOC121975725 gene encoding chlorophyll a-b binding protein CP29.1, chloroplastic-like, which produces LVDGLSYLGLPLSFNITTLIWIEVLVIRYTEFQSNAELDVEKRLYLGGAYFNPLGLAVDLENEATVKLAEIKHGRLAMVSFLGFVQAMATGKGSLNNWATHLSDPLHTTIINTSFSEPH; this is translated from the coding sequence TTAGTGGATGGATTGTCGTACTTGGGGCTTCCCTTGTCCTTCAACATCACGACGCTGATATGGATCGAGGTGCTGGTGATCAGGTACACCGAGTTCCAGAGTAATGCGGAGCTCGACGTGGAGAAGAGGCTGTACCTGGGCGGGGCATACTTCAATCCGTTGGGGCTGGCAGTGGACCTGGAGAACGAGGCAACGGTGAAGCTGGCAGAGATCAAGCATGGCCGCCTCGCCATGGTGTCGTTCTTGGGCTTCGTGCAGGCAATGGCCACTGGAAAGGGGTCGCTGAATAACTGGGCCACGCATCTCAGCGACCCACTTCACACAACCATCATCAACACCTCCTTCTCTGAACCTCATTAg
- the LOC121978454 gene encoding uncharacterized protein LOC121978454 produces MPAAEEKSTDCLPLGDNVPSTGEITAPARPPSRRLLVAAHEKHASPLPVLSKDVSIICEFFSHLDNIVDIVTSSTKCIAELHTAQRNEIEHILAIGERDYGSGANQIGNLQRAGATCWSSHYDSVKSLIVIDFILMELNTRFNESSVELLSVSTALDPKNSFDSINSDDICKLAKKFYPEDFTNQDIVALEYELQLTESGRSKVYIMLTKLIHLVLTLPVSTATTERAFSAMKHVQTTLHNKMEDDFLEDYLTLYIERDLAKNIDVDSVIDEFYVSKSRRAQLC; encoded by the exons ATGCCGGCGGCGGAAGAGAAAAGCACAGATTGCCTCCCTCTTGGCGACAACGTTCCTTCAACAGGAGAGATCACGGCGCCGGCGAGACCCCCCTCCAGGAGGTTGCTGGTGGCCGCCCACGAAAAGCACGCATCCCCCCTCCCTGTTCTCT CTAAGGATGTCAGTATTATTTGCGAATTCTTTTCTCATTTGGACAATATTGTCGATATTGTTACTTCTTCTACTAAGTGCATTGCTGAGTTACATACTGCACAAAGAAATGAAATTGAACATATATTGGCAATTGGAGAACGTGATTATGGAAGTGGAGCCAATCAGATTGGTAATTTGCAGCGAGCAGGAGCTACTTGTTGGAGTTCTCACTATGACTCAGTAAAAAGCTTGATAG TAATAGATTTCATCTTGATGGAGTTAAATACTCGGTTCAATGAGTCATCAGTGGAACTTCTTTCTGTTAGTACAGCTTTAGATCCGAAAAATTCATTTGATTCAATTAACAGTGATGATATTTGCAAACTTGCAAAGAAGTTTTATCCTGAAGATTTCACAAATCAAGACATCGTTGCTTTGGAATATGAATTG CAATTGACTGAGAGTGGGCGGTCAAAGGTTTACATTATGTTAACTAAATTGATTCATCTCGTTTTGACATTACCTGTTTCTACCGCCACTACTGAGCGAGCCTTTTCAGCAATGAAGCATGTGCAGACGACACTTCATAATAAAATGGAGGATGATTTTCTTGAAGATTATTTGACACTCTATATTGAACGAGATTTAGCTAAAAATATAGATGTAGATTCTGTTATAGATGAATTTTATGTTTCAAAATCTCGTAGGGCACAACTTTGTTGA